From Bacillus cereus group sp. RP43, the proteins below share one genomic window:
- a CDS encoding PfkB family carbohydrate kinase, which translates to MRNVFCIGELLIDFVCRNSNVSLVDGADFEKKAGGAPANVAAAITKLGGHATFMGQVGNDPFGDFLEQTLQRAHVDISMLIKDKQTTLAFVSIDKDGERDFIFMRGADGEYTFNKIDLSKIKRNDLIHFGSATALLSSPLKETYFQLLQFAKDNNHFISFDPNYRDALITDIEQFSQDCLSIIKHAHFVKVSREEATMLSKETDLQQSALKLLQYGAKVVAITLGKDGTLLATQDSQIIVPSVSIKQVDATGAGDAFVGAMLYQIAKSEQTLIHNFKDLKEFISFANKVGAVTCTNYGAIASLPSLTDVKAYD; encoded by the coding sequence ATGAGAAATGTATTTTGTATAGGTGAATTATTAATTGATTTCGTTTGTCGAAATTCCAATGTTTCTTTAGTAGATGGTGCAGATTTCGAAAAAAAAGCTGGTGGGGCTCCAGCTAATGTTGCCGCCGCTATTACAAAATTAGGTGGACACGCTACATTTATGGGACAAGTAGGAAATGATCCATTCGGTGATTTTCTAGAGCAAACTTTACAGCGTGCACATGTTGATATTTCAATGCTCATAAAAGATAAACAAACCACGCTTGCTTTCGTATCCATCGATAAAGATGGCGAACGAGATTTTATTTTTATGCGCGGAGCTGATGGTGAATACACTTTTAATAAAATTGATTTATCGAAAATAAAACGTAATGATCTAATACATTTCGGTTCGGCAACTGCCTTATTATCAAGTCCATTAAAGGAAACATACTTTCAACTATTACAATTTGCGAAAGACAATAATCATTTTATTTCTTTTGATCCAAATTATCGAGATGCACTGATTACAGATATAGAGCAATTTTCTCAAGATTGCCTATCCATTATAAAACACGCACATTTCGTAAAGGTAAGCCGAGAAGAAGCCACAATGCTTTCTAAAGAAACTGATTTACAACAATCAGCACTGAAATTACTACAATACGGGGCTAAAGTTGTAGCTATTACACTCGGAAAAGACGGCACCCTTCTCGCAACACAAGACTCTCAAATCATTGTACCTTCTGTTTCCATTAAACAAGTAGATGCAACTGGTGCTGGTGATGCTTTCGTCGGAGCGATGTTATACCAAATTGCAAAAAGTGAACAAACTCTTATTCATAACTTCAAAGATTTAAAAGAGTTTATCTCATTTGCAAATAAAGTAGGTGCTGTAACATGTACAAATTACGGAGCAATTGCTTCCCTTCCATCATTAACAGATGTAAAAGCATACGATTAA
- a CDS encoding ATP-binding cassette domain-containing protein: MENIVEVKNVSKTYKGFSLKNASFNIKKGFVTGFIGANGAGKSTTIKLIMDLISKDSGDITVFGKDHQKDQVSIKERIGFVYDDNIYYEDMTIHQLKKFIAPAYKKWDENQFQSYLQRFELPTNIKMKEMSTGMKMKTSLAFALSHHANFILMDEPTSGLDPVFRRELLDILYDLMVDQDKTIFFSTHITTDLDRIADYIVFIHNGEIVFEKDIHSISEEYATVKGDKSLLTPKIREQLIGIRETNMGFEALTSNASRSRTQLGNDVLIEEATLEDIMYYTKKGNVQYV, translated from the coding sequence ATGGAGAACATTGTAGAAGTGAAAAATGTTTCAAAAACATATAAGGGATTTTCTTTAAAAAATGCATCGTTCAACATCAAAAAGGGGTTTGTAACGGGATTTATTGGCGCAAATGGTGCTGGGAAAAGTACGACAATTAAACTTATTATGGATCTTATTAGCAAGGATAGCGGAGATATCACAGTTTTCGGTAAAGATCATCAAAAGGACCAAGTTTCTATTAAAGAGCGTATAGGATTCGTATACGATGACAATATCTATTATGAAGATATGACAATTCATCAACTGAAAAAATTCATTGCTCCAGCGTATAAAAAATGGGATGAAAATCAGTTCCAATCCTACTTACAGCGTTTTGAGTTACCGACTAACATAAAAATGAAAGAGATGTCTACAGGGATGAAAATGAAGACTTCCCTAGCGTTTGCACTTTCACACCATGCCAATTTTATACTTATGGATGAACCGACATCTGGACTCGATCCTGTATTTCGAAGAGAACTTTTAGACATCCTTTATGATTTAATGGTCGATCAAGATAAAACAATTTTTTTCTCTACACATATTACCACTGATTTAGATCGTATTGCTGATTATATTGTATTTATTCATAATGGTGAGATTGTGTTTGAAAAAGATATACATAGTATTTCTGAAGAATATGCAACTGTAAAAGGGGATAAATCCTTGCTTACGCCTAAAATCAGAGAACAATTAATCGGGATTCGTGAAACAAACATGGGGTTTGAAGCACTCACAAGTAACGCCAGCCGTTCACGTACGCAATTAGGGAATGATGTATTAATTGAAGAAGCGACATTAGAAGATATTATGTACTATACAAAAAAGGGGAATGTTCAATATGTATAA
- a CDS encoding GntR family transcriptional regulator, whose amino-acid sequence MKILLSNKSKSPIYQQIIDQIILQISNETLKVDDSLPSMRSLARDLKVSVITSKRAYEELEKAGYIYSIVGKGSFVAKQTKKQRADEPSDPIREKFSTIVRESKANHLLRDELIQIINHIYEEE is encoded by the coding sequence ATGAAAATCTTACTATCTAATAAGTCTAAGTCTCCTATTTATCAACAAATCATTGATCAGATTATATTACAAATATCAAATGAAACATTGAAAGTAGATGATTCGTTACCTTCTATGCGTTCATTAGCAAGAGACTTGAAGGTAAGTGTTATTACTTCAAAAAGAGCGTACGAAGAACTTGAAAAGGCGGGTTACATCTACTCTATAGTAGGGAAAGGCTCGTTTGTTGCAAAACAAACAAAGAAACAACGAGCGGATGAACCAAGTGATCCAATACGTGAAAAGTTCAGTACAATCGTTCGAGAGAGTAAGGCTAATCATTTATTAAGGGATGAGTTAATACAAATTATTAATCATATTTATGAGGAGGAATAA